The Kwoniella shandongensis chromosome 2, complete sequence DNA segment AACTGTGTGCCGTAATCGCTGATCACCACGCTGTTCTTCTCACTTCATTTCCACTTCTATCCACTTACCATCTATGTGCATACCCGTCCAATAGCTCGGCCAAGGATCAACTTTCCGGCACCTCCGTCGCGATTAAGAAGATCATGAAGCCTTTCTCTACACCCGTTCTGAGTAAGCGAACTTATCGAGAACTCAAGTTGCTCAAACACTTGAGACATGAGAACGTAAGTATCCTGCAATCTCCGCTAGTGAAAGACAGTATGAGCTTACTCTTTTTGCACACAGATCATCTCGCTCAGCGATATTTTCATCTCTCCCCTTGAGGACATGTGAGTTGCAGATAAAACAGCACTGGCACTTGGAAGCAGCAGTGGACTGACCCTCCTGATCATCGCAGTTACTTCGTCACCGAGCTCCTTGGTACCGATCTCCACAGATTACtcacatctcgtcctctCGAGAAGCAATTCATCCAATACTTCCTCTACCAGATCCTCCGAGGCTTGAAATACGTTCACTCGGCCGGTGTTGTCCACCGTGATTTGAAGCCTTCCAACATTCTCGTTAACGAGAACTGTGATTTGAAGGTGGGTCAACCTTAAACCTCGCAAGAAACATCTGCTGACGATCTTCTCAAATTCCTCAGATTTGCGATTTCGGTCTTGCGCGAATCCAGGACCCTCAGATGACTGGTTACGTCTCGACTAGATATTACAGAGCGCCCGAGATCATGTTGACATGGCAAAAGTACGACGTTGCGGGTGAGTGACTATCTGAGATTTACTTCGCGAGTGCTCAGCTAAATGATGCCTCTCTTAGTCGACGTCTGGAGTACAGGTTGTATCTTCGcggagatgttggagggCAAGCCTTTGTTCCCAGGAAAGGACCGTGAGTACAATTGCAAGCTTAGTATAATCGATCTAAAAGCTAATCATGGTTGTAGACGTCAACCAATTCTCCATTATCACCGAACTCCTTGGTACACCCTCTGACGATGTCATTCAAACCATCGCGAGCGAGAACGTAAGTGTGGTCTCATGAGACGTAAACACGTACGGACTGCAGCTCATACTCTCCTCGCAGACCCTCCGATTTGTCCAGAGTTTGCCCAAGAGAGAAAAAgttcccttctccaccaagtTCCCCAACG contains these protein-coding regions:
- a CDS encoding mitogen-activated protein kinase HOG1 encodes the protein MADFVKLSIFGTVFEVTTRYVDLQPVGMGAFGLVCSAKDQLSGTSVAIKKIMKPFSTPVLSKRTYRELKLLKHLRHENIISLSDIFISPLEDIYFVTELLGTDLHRLLTSRPLEKQFIQYFLYQILRGLKYVHSAGVVHRDLKPSNILVNENCDLKICDFGLARIQDPQMTGYVSTRYYRAPEIMLTWQKYDVAVDVWSTGCIFAEMLEGKPLFPGKDHVNQFSIITELLGTPSDDVIQTIASENTLRFVQSLPKREKVPFSTKFPNADPLSLDLLEKMLVFDPRTRISAAEALAHEYLAPYHDPTDEPVAAEVFDWSFNDADLPVDTWKVMMYSEILDFHNLGDISQNEAEGPITGEVPAAPAS